GTAAATGTAGATCCCCGGGCAGGCCTGGAATGTTCTGCTCCAGCCATCAGGCTGGCTCTTTTCCTGCCGGGCCTTCATTTCGCTGCATTTGTACGTGATGTCAAATCCGGAGGGTGCTCCTGTCACCTTGATGATGACAAATCCTTTTTTGTTTTTTGGGGTGAAAAAACAGCGCAACCGGTACAGTGAGTTTTTCATGGGAGAGAGTTTGTTCAAAAATAGGGAATGTTTTTCGATAAATCAAGGGGGGTGCGGAAATAATGGAAGATTCTGTTAAAAACCGGCTAAATTTGTTAATAACACTGAAAAGTTATACTTTTGCACCCAATTTTTGCTCCGGGCCGCATGCCGTATCTCGATCAATTTGTGATTCCCCTTTCCGGCCTGAAACCAGGAATGCACGACTACAAATTCATCGTTGATGATGAATTTTTCAGGCAATTTGCGTATTCGCAGATAAAATCGGGAAAGCTGGAAGTTGATCTTGAACTTGAAAAGGAGGAAACGGTGCTGACCCTTCGTTTTACGATCAACGGAACGGTGCATGTGATGTGTGACCGGTGTTTGGACTATTATGACCAGCCTGTCAATGGCCTTGAGCGGCTGATTGTCAGGTTTGGGGAGACCAGCTTTGAAGAGACAGATGAAATCGTGGTCATACCCAGCACGGAGCACCGGATCAACGTGAGTCATTACATTTATGAGTATATTCATCTGCTGTTACCCTATAAGTGCGTACATCCCAACGGCGAAGGTGGGATCAGTCAATGCAACCGGGAGGTGACCGACAGGCTGCAGAGCCATAGCGGAGAGGAACAGACGGCAGATCCCCGCTGGGATACCCTGAAGAAATTGTTATAAAATATTGATTTACAATTAAATAAGAGAAGCAATGGCACATCCGAAACGAAACCACTCCAAAACAAGAAGAGACAAGCGAAGGACCCACGATAAAAAAACCCCCGCAACATACACCATTTGTTCAAATTGCGGTGCATCAGTGGTTTATCATAGAGTTTGCCCGGAATGCGGCTATTATAAAGGTAAAAAAACCATTGAGAAAGAAACGGCTGTCTGATGCATCGATCAGTTTCACTTGTTGATCACCTAACTGGCACAACATGAACATTGGCTTAGATGTCATGGGGGGCGACCGGTTCCCCGATGCTCCGGTCGGCGGTGCTGTTCAGGCATACCGGGAAATGGACCCTGATGACCGGATCGTTCTGATCGGTGACGAAAAGGTCATCCAGGATACCCTGGTTCGCAAAGGGGGTGATCCCGCCTGCTTTGAGATCGTTCATGCCTCGGAAGCGATCCGGATGAATGAATCCCCCACCCGCGCCTTTTTGCAAAAACCTCATTCCAGTATTTCGATTGGTTTTAAACTATTGAAGGACAATCGTATACATGCATTTGCCAGTGCGGGTAGCAGCGGTGCAATGATGGTGGGATCCATTTACAGCGTGAACGTGATCCAGGGCATCATCCGCCCGGCCACCACTGCCATCATTCCTAAGGAAAACGGCGGCGTAACCGTTCTGCTGGATGTCGGGACCAATCCGGATCTGAAGCCTGATGTCATGTACCAGCTTGGCATCCTCGGTTCGGTCTATGCAAAATATGTGCACCACATCGGCAATCCCAGGGTGGGACTTCTGAACATCGGAGAGGAGGACATCAAGGGGAATCTTTTGTGTCAATCTTCCTTCCAGCTGATGAAAGACTCGCGTGATTTCAATTTTACCGGCAATGTGGAAGGGCGGGATCTTTTCAACGACAAAGCAGACGTAGTGGTATGTGACGGATATACGGGCAACATTGTCCTGAAAGCGCTCGAGCAGATGTATTTTCTGATGAAAAAACGAGGCCTGGTGGATGACTACTTTGAGCGTTTTAATTATGAAAATTTCGGAGGAACCCCGATACTGGGAATCAATGCACCCGTCATTGTCGGTCATGGCATCTCCAACGAACGCGCCATCAAAAATATGATCCTTCTAAGCAAGGAAGTTTCCATAGCCAACCTGCCTGAAAAAATCAGCCATTCGCTGACCGAAATCAATCAAAACAATATTTGACGGTTCACTTAGGATTAAACTGATCATTCTTTTCTGAATATAAATCACCTGGCATTATGGGAAAAATAAGAGCGGCAATAACGGGTGTAGGAGCGTATTTACCTGAATACAGGCTGACCAATGAGGAATTGAGCCGGATGGTCGATACCTCGGATGAGTGGATCATGGAACGGATAGGCATCAAAGAGCGGAGGATCTTAAAAGAAAGGGATAAAGGGGCTTCCTTTATGGGAGCGAAAGCTGTAGCGGAATTGCTTCAGAAA
Above is a genomic segment from Bacteroidales bacterium containing:
- a CDS encoding DUF177 domain-containing protein; translation: MHPIFAPGRMPYLDQFVIPLSGLKPGMHDYKFIVDDEFFRQFAYSQIKSGKLEVDLELEKEETVLTLRFTINGTVHVMCDRCLDYYDQPVNGLERLIVRFGETSFEETDEIVVIPSTEHRINVSHYIYEYIHLLLPYKCVHPNGEGGISQCNREVTDRLQSHSGEEQTADPRWDTLKKLL
- the rpmF gene encoding 50S ribosomal protein L32, with protein sequence MAHPKRNHSKTRRDKRRTHDKKTPATYTICSNCGASVVYHRVCPECGYYKGKKTIEKETAV
- the plsX gene encoding phosphate acyltransferase PlsX — translated: MNIGLDVMGGDRFPDAPVGGAVQAYREMDPDDRIVLIGDEKVIQDTLVRKGGDPACFEIVHASEAIRMNESPTRAFLQKPHSSISIGFKLLKDNRIHAFASAGSSGAMMVGSIYSVNVIQGIIRPATTAIIPKENGGVTVLLDVGTNPDLKPDVMYQLGILGSVYAKYVHHIGNPRVGLLNIGEEDIKGNLLCQSSFQLMKDSRDFNFTGNVEGRDLFNDKADVVVCDGYTGNIVLKALEQMYFLMKKRGLVDDYFERFNYENFGGTPILGINAPVIVGHGISNERAIKNMILLSKEVSIANLPEKISHSLTEINQNNI